The proteins below come from a single Triticum aestivum cultivar Chinese Spring chromosome 5D, IWGSC CS RefSeq v2.1, whole genome shotgun sequence genomic window:
- the LOC123119058 gene encoding maturase K-like, with product MFDIKERQFLHQKALFLKKKWKCYLINFWQYYFCFWTQLRRIHINRLANSCFDFMGYLSSVPKISLLVRNQMLENSFLIDTRMKKFDTIVPATLLIGYLSKAQFCTGSGHPISKPIWTDLSDWDILDRFGRICRNLFHYHSGSSKKWTLYRLKYILRLSCARTLARKHKSTVRTFMQRLGSAFLEEFFMEEEQVFSLMFTKTTLFSFRGSNTDRIWYLDIIRINDLVNPLN from the coding sequence ATGTTCGATATCAAGGAAAGGCAATTCTTGCATCAAAAGGCACTTTTTTTGAAGAAGAAATGGAAATGCTACCTTATCAATTTCTGGCAATATTATTTCTGTTTTTGGACTCAGCTGCGAAGAATCCATATAAACCGATTAGCAAACTCTTGCTTCGATTTTATGGGGTACCTTTCAAGTGTACCAAAAATTTCTTTGTTAGTAAGGAATCAAATGCTGGAGAATTCATTTCTAATAGATACTCGAATGAAAAAATTCGATACCATAGTCCCCGCTACTCTCCTCATAGGATACTTATCAAAAGCTCAATTTTGTACTGGATCGGGGCATCCTATTAGTAAACCCATTTGGACAGATTTATCAGATTGGGATATTCTTGATCGATTTGGTCGGATATGTAGAAATCTTTTTCATTATCATAGTGGATCTTCGAAAAAATGGACTTTGTATCGACTAAAGTATATACTTCGACTTTCATGCGCTAGAACTTTAGCTCGGAAACATAAAAGCACGGTACGAACTTTTATGCAACGATTGGGTTCGGCATTTTTAGAAGAATTTTTTATGGAAGAAGAGCAAGTTTTTTCTTTGATGTTCACCAAAACAACTCTTTTTTCTTTCCGTGGATCAAACACTGACCGTATTTGGTATTTGGATATTATACGTATCAATGACCTGGTCAACCCTCTTAATTAA